One Ascaphus truei isolate aAscTru1 chromosome 9, aAscTru1.hap1, whole genome shotgun sequence genomic region harbors:
- the LOC142503229 gene encoding uncharacterized protein LOC142503229, translating into MLLLYIVAPEGHVSPEREQVSSPGSASSTHLEEHDEEDYDDDDDDAAAAAIDTQIQASDHEEVPIETVLPPKRPANTTYDAIVASEGKIVEAENRRHSDLMTVLERMIALQEETVSQLAHLHRVFIEVPKQLQKINTSFEALVVQQTQANYWRMTNVPQFNTSQAGSVHAGQFSPHSSDIHSPGPNVTGQVADIAVQVPDDILPLPSVQIQQQTPTKEATKTKQDTHETDQPSLVQCLPTCSHVSVGTSPVREQSLPKSPVGESLPKSPVGESLPKSPVGESLPKSPVGESLATSPVGESLATSPVGEQSLPKSPVGESLPKSPVGESLPKSPVGESLATSPSREVPEATQSGSVVPKVGGKRKRKIQETTSRPVTRSQKEQKK; encoded by the exons atgttattgttatatatagttgcccctgaaggacatgtgtcacctgagagggaacaagtgtcttcacctgggtcagccagctcaacacacctagaag aacatgatgaagaggattatgatgatgatgatgatgatgccgccgccgccgccatagacacacaaatacaagcaagtgaccatgaagaggttccaattgaaactgttttaccgccaaaacgtccagcaaataccacatatgatgcaattgtagcttctgagggaaaaattgtggaagcagaaaatcgtcgccattctgacctgatgacagtgctggaaaggatgattgcactgcaagaagaaacagtttcacaattggcacatctccacagagtcttcattgaagtgcctaaacagttgcaaaaaatcaacacctcattcgaagcattagttgttcagcaaacacaagctaattactggagaatgactaatgtaccacaattcaacacttcacaggcaggatctgttcatgcaggtcagttttcaccacattcatctgatattcattcaccaggcccaaatgttaccggtcaagtagcagacattgctgtgcaggttcctgatgacatcctaccgctgccatctgtacaaattcagcagcagacacctacaaaggaggcgacaaaaacaaaacaagacacacatgaaacagaccaaccatcacttgtgcagtgtctaccaacttgctcacatgtgtcagtgggcacaagccctgtccgtgaacagtcactacccaaaagccctgtaggtgaatcgctgcccaaaagccctgtaggtgaatcgctgcccaaaagccctgtaggtgaatcactgcccaaaagccctgtaggtgagtcactggccacaagccctgtaggtgagtcactggccacaagccctgtaggtgaacagtcactacccaaaagccctgtaggtgagtcactgcccaaaagccctgtaggtgaatcactgcccaaaagccctgtaggtgagtcactggccacaagcccttcccgtgaagtgccagaggccactcaaagtggctctgttgtgcctaaagttggtggcaaaagaaaaaggaaaattcaagagacaacaagcaggcctgttactcgctcgcaaaaggaacaaaaaaaataa